In Oryzias latipes chromosome 10, ASM223467v1, the genomic window AAGGTGGACTGCTCCCCATCAGGTTCAATGGGCTTCCTCCGAGACAGGCTCACCAGAAAGGACTTCACCCACGACATGCTTCTGGGGTTGTAGGATGGAGGGCAGAGAAAATTGGATAAGAAGTGACAGGTGGGAGGGCAGGTTGATGTTGTCAAGGCAAATAAGTGGAAGAAGCAATGAGAGGAGAGAAGAGGAGTATGGGAGGAAGGGCAGATCAGCAAACGTCTCGGTGAATAATTGTCAGATCAGCCAAGAGGAGGAACAtttatccttaaaaaaatgaagcttctCTTTGAACGTCTCATTTTAATTCAACTTAAACTCAAAGAATTTTAAGTATATGtatgtttaagaaaaacaacagcatcCATTTATGATAACGTAAACGTAAAAAAAGTCAATGAGGTTCAAGCTTTGAGTTTTTCTCTGACAAAATTCAACAGACCTTATCTCCTGCTTGTCGCTCTCTGCCTCAAAGGTGTGCTACAAAGACCAAACAAGATCTGTCATGCCTTTACAACATACATTTCCTGTAGGCATCCTCATATTTATCTCCACCTTGATAATAATAGTGCTGATTGAAGAGTTTTCATTTGGACAGAAAACAACGCCTACAGACTGCACTTTACTCTGGCTTCAGTTACAGGAACAATTACTTCCTTGACAAGGAGGTCATTTGTAAAGCTCACCTAGCTGTCGAAATATCATGTCAGTGAGGTCTCCAGTCAAAGCCGATTTCAAGCAACAACCTGCGAGACACACACGAGCACAAAGACAGGATTTTTACACGATCTTCATttgttctttgtaaatatatcaaATACTCCAGGTTAACCCATACATCCcaatgtttatttatgattcTAACTGTTAATGTTAGCTCTTTTacgattttttcaaattaataaaaggttaaaatcacattaaataacaaacatttaaagtctaacttctgttttgtagttttattcaagtaaaatctcaaaaaattgtcatttttgtttctatCTATTGATTTGAGCTTTTCTAAGATTTGCCCAAATCAATAGAAGGTTAAATTCACATTAAATAGCATTTTCTTTAAGTTGAACTTCTTTTTTGGAGTCTTATTCAAGTAAAATCTCTTGTCttgttattaatttttgttgttttaagatTTCCCCCAAATAATAGACGATTAAGTTAATGTAAAATCACAAATATTTTAAgttaaacttcttttttggagttttacttgagtaaaatctgaaaaaaagggaaaaaagacatttttgtttctagCAATCAATTTTACTTACTTTAAGATTTGCCCAAATtaatagaagttttttttttttggcagttgaacttctttttattttattttattaaagtaaaatctgaacAAAATACGTAGTTGTTGGGTTTTCTGTTGGTTATTTGCCATCATCTCAAGGCCAGGAACCTTCTCTGATCATCAGACAGCAAAAACATCTGTACATTACACTGCTAAAATAAACCCTCAAAgtataaatgtgcatttctgaagatAGTCATTCCAATCATAAATGATAAAAAGCCACATTTAGTGGTTTTAAGTATGTTCTTAGGTGAGTTCTGCTTCCTCTGCCAGGTTGTCAGAGCAGCTGAAGCAGAACAAAGCAGCTTTCATGGCTTATGTGTGCAGCAGGCAGCAAACTTGCTCTTTGAGGGGTAGCATTTACCTTTTCATCACCCATCATGAGATTTCAGCTCACCtgatcttgttttgtttttttttttggcatctgcCACAGCGGGCAGGACAGCCCGTGTGGATGTTCAAAGTACCTCTGACTCCGTTTCAGCTCTGACTCACTATCTGCAAATCTATCCAGCTGATAGACTGTTTCCAGAGGAACCGTGGGTAATGCTTAACTCAATAACTGCATCTTCACGTGTAATGCATGACTTTATGATCAGTTAATCATGGCCATTGAGGCTCACTTAATGCTTCCTGATGTGGAAAAACTGGCAACCACCTGGTCACATAAAAATCATTCATCCAGttcataaataaatgataaacttTTACCTTCGTCTTCAGTTTTGCGCTGAGCAGCACATTGTGGattcagaaaacaaagatgtccaTGCCACTGATTTGGATGGaggcaacatgtttttttacagcgATATATACAAGACCGGCCAGTGTGACCCTCCCACTCAATGGAATTACTCACAAAGTAGCCTTTCTCATTCCCCAGTTTGGATCATAATGTGCTCATTATTGCACAAAAGCCCCACGGTGAGATTTACAAAGCATAAATACTGTTCAGAATGTGGAAAATGCTTTTGTGCTCacctcttttgtttcattttcccaGGTTTTCTCTACTTAGTGACTTCAAGTTTTCATATAcaaaaattatggaaaaaagGTCTCTCTGCATAGCGACATCAACTGGAAAGGCAAAAATTtctcaaacatttgaaacaaaaaaaattgtcttaACCACTTGATGCCAATTGATGCATGATGaagctccaaaattaccttaatagcatctacttgaaagcaaaaacacaatttattttttaatagatgGAAATAAATACAGGTGTCAAAGGGTTAAAGCCCACATGCAAAACACTGTTTTCTAGTATTGATCATGTTTCTAGACTGgaatttgttttgtgtgtgtccaTAATTTCAGCACTGAGCTTCAATGTATTTCCAGAGATGGAGTGCAGTTTCCTCTGAAACCACAAGAGGTGACTGAGTGTTGCTTTGTCAGATCTCTGTGCTACTgaagtaaaaatgaataaacctggcaaaaagaaaaagaaaatatttgaactAGTTCACAATTTTGTACAATCCTCTTGCTTAAAGTACTTTCTTATCTTTCTATCTTAAGATTTTTGTCACAACCATTATGTTTGCTggttttattactattttgATGCTTGTCTATGTTAAAGTTGCACGTAAAATTTATTTCTGGACAATTTTACATAACTAAAAAGGTTTGGGCTATTACACGAAATCCTACTTGTTTgatttcatgaaaatgaaatgttctgAACATAGAGTGTGATGTTTGTTTACATGAGTTGCTTTAGTCTCTCTGTCCACAGGTTCAACATGCCTTTTCTATCTTAAGCTCTTGTTTGTAACTAACACAATTCAAGGTGTGGTGTGTGTTCAAAATAGATAAATTGTATTTAAGCATTAAATCTGAATTGAAGTCATTTTTGGTTCCTGTAGGAAAAATTGAGCCTAATACCAGTCATGGATTTAAAAGGCAACAAAAAAGGAGTACAATTGTTTTTAACCCAGCtctgaggtttaaaaaaaacaggaaaaaaaatcacaaactgGGTTAAATTGAAACCAccatgacacaaaaaaaatgcagttgttcCAAAAAATCAACCCAAAAATACATCCCAACATGAATATTCCAAGATTTGGATTACAAAAAACAACCTGAGTGTTTTAAGAGTGTAGTGTTGAGGACCGGAAAAAAGTATTGGACTAAAACaacaatgttattttttttctctcagagGCTGCACTGTTTTGTTCTTCAACCAAACCATCACACAAACCAGAATAGAGATTTCATATTAGCTacaaagatgaaaatgttttgtgcaAAATGAAACTTAGAACAATCCTATTACACTTTACAAAGAGGTTGACTCAATATTATAATCTACATGGTGACACACGCTGTATTTTTGAAGTATAAAATGTGATGCTGGCTGTATAATGGGATTTAACAccctttgatctgttttaattaAGCTTTTTGCTTATTTCTTCAATTTcttctaacaaaaaaatgaacataataAAGATAAATCaaagttaggaaaaaaaaaaaatcactgaacCTTTCAAAATCACATGGAATAAAAGTTTATTGATCCCACGAAGGGGAAATGGCTTTTTACTCAACGTGAGATAAAAACGTATATCTATAATGTAAAGACTCCAAAGTGCAAGGATGAATTTTTGAGCCTCCATTTCCTAGATGTCATTAAAGAGTCATGAGTTACTGATTGTCCAAATTTAAAACTGCTAGGTTAATCTAGGTTATCACTGACAAACCTTTTGGGAAGAGGATCTTTAGAGGAAACCTGGATTCCACCCTTTTCTAAAACACCATCAACACCTGCTGTACAACAAGGATATACTGTACATAAAACATTCATAGAAATAACACATCACATTTCACATTTAAGCCTCTTGTAAAGTTTAATCACACTGATTCATATTTGTTCCATATGTGGGGCAGTGAACTGTAAAAGCTGCCTTCTTCCTGTAAGTCTCATCTTGATTCTCATCATCCCCTTTGTCAGCAGTCCCCAAAAGCCGGTTAGAATTTCAGTATGAGTGATGCAGTTACTGTAAGGacttcctgcaaaaaaaaaagcttatttagaTGTGCAATACATGCAAATGTGACTTTTACTTAAGAACTTCAGATCTGATCTCTGATcatatttgatctattttaaagcagcaggagttcattagaaattcgccccTGAGATGTAGGCAGGACACTCACTCTTGAGCTTAGAGCGGCTCACAAGCCTAACacaacattactggtgcaaaaatcaaaaatgaataaaaaatatgactGATTTTTAAGTATTGCTCTActgcagcaaaataaaatgcatggtTAAGTTAAACAACTTTTAGGAGTTGTTGTAATTTCATTTCCAAACACTTTTAATACTGTATGcttttaatgtgtgtgtttcttcctcctcttcccccaTCACCAGCTATTTTTGCACATTACTCCCCCACTTTTACCGGAATGAACTCCTGAGGACAGAAATAGAGCTGTGAGGTTGACATCCCTGCCAGCTCTGAACCTCGACCCTGCAGTCCAAAACCATGTTACGCAACGTcgatttcttttcatttagaaaCTGTGATCAAAATAATGAGCCCCCCAAATTCTGTCATTTGGTTTTAGTCACAGCATTATTCTTGTCATGACGTAGCTACTGCGTCAAGGGGCACGTAACGAGGATGCTTGGAATGGGGAGGAGCCGCGCGTGGCGCCTCCTGCCACGGCAGTCCGCAGCAGGACCATTTTCCCGCTACCTCCTGCGCAGATCAGGTAAGCCGCTATGAGCCGTTTGAGGCCGTCTTCAGCCCGATGTTAGCCGATTTTACCCGAGTTCCTGTttgggggaggagggaggggggctgaCGATAAAGTCCTCCGTGAAAAGAGTcactttctgcagaaaataaaCACTTATAGAtacacttttacattttatattggCTTCAATTACaattttaatgataaaaaaaagttttacagttatttttatttgggtTCAGAGAAGGGAGTGGCTCTTTACATAGAGTGGCTGTCATTAAGAAAAACTGCATGCTATTTATGGGACGCCTTCACTGCAGGGGGATTTTATGGAAACAAATGACTAAGAATAACTTTTAGAAACTATtcgcttttctttgttttttatttttcattctattatgtttattttatttttttctttaatcaaaacAATCGAAATCTAGTAGAGAACCCCCTCTTTTGCCTGAAGGGTTGTGGTTTGGTGTGGAAAAAGTGACTGTATGGTCCTCTGCTGCATGAATAAATGTCAGATTCACCCACCCGCTAGTTAGTAGAATGTAGGTTTGACTCTAGTAATAAATGGTGCTgtcctgttttcattttttttacctgagcTGGTGTGCATCACAAGATTTCTGTTAGTGTTATCTGACAGGGCAGTATGAACACACCAtgacattgatttttttcttttttcaaagtggGGTCAGCATGATATTCCCTTACAAGGCAGAAAATCTTTGCAGCGTTCCCATGAAGTCAGCATTTCTCCTTTTCTCTTTCAGGCCTGAAACCACAGATTTCTGGACGGTGTTGACCAGAAGACCAATTTCAAAGATGGTAGGTCTCCTTAGGATATCCCTTGTCTCTGACATGAATGATTTTGTGTGCCATTGAAGAGCCGGGTCGCCCACGTGAGCCCAGCACAGCATGAAACCAGGGGTGTTGGGTGTCATTCCTTCCGATGTGTGCACAAATGACCCACCCGAGAGGCTCCTTCCAAAAGCAATGCTCTGTGGAAATATTTCTTTATCTCTTACTTTTCTGAGTTGAAACACTtgcattcttttaaaatatgtatttagaATTCATTTAGTTATAAGTTTGTTGTTTCTTGCACTGTTACTATGTGGGGAAGGTCTCCAGCTGTCGTGCAGAGTGATGGCTGCTGGGTTGAAGCAGAGGATCTGAGCATGTGCAGTGGGTCCTCAGCAGAGACACAGACAACATTCTGGCAGAGAGCCTTACTGCAGCAGTAATCTCTAGCACTGCAGCtgtctctggaaaaaaaaacttttctttatccTAACAAATCAAGAGCAGAGGCTTGTTCAAACCCCCTAAGATAGAGCCAAACTTGTAATGTATATGCTTTGCATTGTGACATTTCCTTTGTGTTAGAGGTATGGCATATCCAACCCTTGTATAGAGACAGGTGGTCTATATGTGCAACCTGAAACTTGCCACCCTAAATGCACTTTCCACTATTTTGCACATGAGTGagccacacagacaaacacattcCAGTCTTTAATGTGAGACATGTGCAAGTGgtcagctgctgcagaggagTACTCCTTCTGACCCACCGTCCAATTAGCTCTGCATTAACACAGAGCTCACTTTATGGAAGGGGTGAGCTAAGTTAAAAGACTTACGGTGATATGCAGAACACCACCACcatttttacaaacattaaatgcaaaaaacaatactagaaaacatctttaaaaatatgtttatatttattactGTCTGTATTCTCTTGGGCAGGTTTTCAGAGGCACAATATCAGATGCTGCAGACTTTGATCCCACCGCTGATGCAGAGACCCTTTATAATGCTATGAAGGGTATTGGTAAGGCCTAACCACACTCGTATACTTTGGCACAGAAAGatatttttctctcttctcacctttttctgacaaataaacAGGAAGAGGGGAAGATCCAGCTCCAGAGGAGTTTAGCTGTAGGCGTTGCTTCATTATGAGGGGGCATAGTTATCACACGTTTTTTTagcaaacacatttatttttaaatgcatttatttaaactctGACAATAGAACCTTCaacctaaaatgtaaattaaatcaTAAAAATTAGAATTCACAAAACATGATGAACTGCTGCAAGAATGTTCATGGGAAACTGTATGCAGCATCACTTTCTATTGAATATTCTAACCAGGATCAGTTTGTTACCATGACCTAGGGAAACTTTGTTTCTTTCTAGAGAAATGTTTCGCTGGATAATTTTTCAGGCGCACTGGTTGGGGTTGATCAACTCCAAGGTCATCTGGGTTTGATGAGTGAATCCGAGTGCTGCTGCCCCTGTAGCCACTCCAAGTAGAAGTAGAGCTGATGTGCTCGTCGCCACGGTGCTTGACTACACTTGCCTGGCTGATGCTGAAGTAGATTTAGTAGATTTAGTAGATTTAGTAGTGTATTTCGTGCTCTCTTTTCTTTAGCCAAGTTCTTATGTTATAGGGCACAACCATACTGAATGTGAAACAAACGAAACAGTAGCACCTGTCCTGCAGGGGGCCGTGTTTGTGGATTGGCGGCCTGGGCCTGAAGAGGGGATTAAGCGCTGCATTCTAAGACCACTGTTTGGAATGTGAATGAGAAGTCAGGAGAGACTAAAAATGCTGCTTTCATTCCACAGGTAGCGACAAAGAGGCGATCCTGGACCTGGTCACCGCTCGCAGTAATGCACAGAGGCAGGAAATCATCGGAGCATATAAATGCAGCTTCGGAAAGGTGTATTTtccagatgttttatttttatttttagaccaAAAAAACTAACCTGCCAAAGTTTTCATGAAGCATGAATGTTTGAGTTCACTCTTATTTATTCTTGTTTCACCAGGACCTGATTGAAGATCTGAAATATGAGCTCACAGGAAAGTTTGAGCGTCTCATCGTCAGTCTGATGAGAACTCCGGCCTACCTTGATGCTAAGGAGATTCATGATGCAGTCAAAGTAAGATGCTTCCTATCCTGTCAGGTCCTCCCTACCATTATAGCCACTGTTTCACTTTTAGCTTGGCTGTGTTTTAAGGGAGTTGGAACAAATGAAAGATGCCTGATTGAAATCCTTGCCTCCagaaacaacaaacagacaCAGGACATGGTAGCAGCTTACAAGGATGGTGAGACAAACTAAATTCCTGCATTTTGTGGAGGGATTATGCTTTTGATTAggattgtgttttatttatttattttttttactttatggtGTCAGCTTATGGCAGAGACATGGAGGAGGACATAATCACAGATACTTCAGGTCATTTTAAGAAGATGCTGGTTGTTCTAATTCAGGTCAGTGTGTTAGacaaacattattattattccagTAAAGGACAGATTTATCCTCTTGTAGGTAACAAAATAGGGGTTTGCACCCACATTTCCAGACTGATTAGCagtaattttctgttttgtttgatgATTCTAGGGGACCAGAGATGAGTCGGGGGTGGTGGATGCAGACTTGGTGCAGCAGGATGCACAAGTGAGGACTGCATTACTTTCATGATGTACATTCATTTGACTTCAAACCTCATTATAAATATGTGAAGCAATAAGgtcaaatatgtaaaaaatgaaattattttgtattttagaaTCTGATCACACACATTTTACTTACATGTttagaaaaatgatttatttttcctctttatgcatttgaaaactgattatattttctcatttattaaAGGTTATGTTGCTTTAGAAAATATAATTAATGACATTTGATAAACTGCAACAACAGGAGCACATTTAACgcaaatgtatacatttaaatgATGCTTTGGTAGAGTTTACCTCGTAGCAGTTtgctaaaaaggttttttaaatgttttttagctttaaaaaaaagaaaaaaatatatatatatacagtgtatattaattaaaaaacccTGACGGATCACTAATGTCAAAATGGCACAAAAAGGATTTCCTCTATTTTTCTATGGAAAAACTTGGATTGTTTGCAGAAATGAGttatgaaacatttcattctgaACAATGCCGACACAGCTTCAAACATGAATCGTGTGGGTTTGTGCTTTATGCagccattgtttttttaactcgtGCGTAGGACCTGTATGAAGCTGGAGAGGCGCAGTGGGGCACCGACGAGGCCAAATTCATCATGATCCTGGGAAATCGCAGTGTGACCCACCTCCGCATGGGTAAGCACAGCGCACATGAAGCTCAGAGCCACAGTTAGACATTCAAGGCATTCCAGCTGTGACTCGGGTCAGGAGCAGAGGGCCCTGTAAATGAATTGGTGTAGGGAGAAGTGCTTTGGAACATTTCTTTGATGCTAACTGCTTCTAAAGTCTACTGTTTGTAACTGAACTATGTAAATGTGCAACAAATGAGACTATGGTTTGATAATCGAGTGTTTCTTTCAAGCAATGTTTGACTCTAAAATATCCAATGGTTATTTGTTTTACCcatttaaatttgctttttagtttttgacGAGTATGAAAAGGTGGCAGAGATGTCCATCGAAGACAGCATTAAAAATGAACTGTCGGGAGACTTTGAGAGGCTGATGCTGGCCGTTGGTAAGTAAGAATTACTGCTTTAGATCCACATGGGTACTGtgaatttattcatttaaagctATTCTTGCTTCTGGTGTTTCTTCACAGTCCAGTGCATAAGAAGTGTTCCCATGTTCTTTGCCAAGCGCCTCTACAAGGCAATGAAGGTAAGCATTGTTTAGTGTCATTTCTGGCTTTTTGACGACTGTGTTTCtcatcagatttatttttgtgaaagtttgtatttttttaaacttaatattCCAATTTTCTATTCTCTCTCAAAAACTGGTGTCTGTTGGACTTTCAGGGTCTGGGCACAGCCGACAACACGCTAATCCGCATCATGATATCTCGCTCGGAAATCGACATGTTGGACATTCGAGAGTTCTTCCGTCTCAGATATGAAAAGTCGCTTTACAACATGATAAaggttggaagaaaaaaacaagtgtgaTTGACATAGACTCGTCCAAGTCTAatcttattttgtgtgtgtgtattttgtttAGGATGATACATCAGGAGATTACAAAAGAACTCTGCTAAACCTGTGTGGAGGAGATGATGAGTGAGTTCAATTATGGCTGCAGACAATAGCAGCAACCAGCTGGGGGAGACAGAGCACTACTCCTCAGTATTTACTTTTTGCAGCAATTGCAGATGGTCATTTCTAGTTTTTCTATACTAATAGGGGAAACCCGGTGTTGAAAAATTGTATATCAGAAATTAGTAATATATTACCTTGGGTGTAGTGAGGCTAAACGATGTAGCTTTGCTGAGTATGTCGTCTTTTGTCATGTCACACTGGTCATTACAGCTTAGCTGGAGAGTTCTTCCCTGAAGCCGCTCAGATAGCCTACAAGATGTGGGAATTAAGTGCCATGACCAAAGTGCAGGTTTGGGTTTCCTACATTAGATGTGCATGTTTGGCTTGGCAATGAGTGACAAAGCAAATTACCTGCAGATCCCATGTTTCTAACATCATCACACGCTTGTACTCCATGTTGTATGTGCACAGTGAAGACTATCAAGTATTatcaaaaatactaaaaaatgcaattatgGATTATATTGCTGCATGAAGGATAAACATCTGAAAGGTCACAGCATGGTTGGTAACCAAATCTGTCTCACAGATGCTTTTTAAAACAGCCTGCCCACCTTTTTTAGTGCTGGTGGTGTTATGAATCCAGACCTTATGAGGGCACACGCCCCCTCATATGTCGTGAGATTATTATCACAAAGCTTAGTGTGCTGTTTCAGTTGCAATCAGCCAAATAATCTGTAAGCAACAAACCATTAtgtgaacttttttattttgcatgcaCTGCagagttttggtgtttttcataGAAAGCCCACAGGTTTGGCACTTTGCGTTCTTAGCCAGAGCTTACCTTGTGTAGTGTCACGTTTTATCCTTCAACCCCTTCACGCCACATGTCGCTAATTTGTACAATTCAATTCAggacttaatttagcatcaccttgaacataaaaaacagaattttttaaatttaagtggtaataaattcaggcatgaatgGGTTAAACTCATGTTCAGGAGTTTGTGTTAGTACTTactgtcatttatttaatttttttttattttcactgtcATAGCTGAGGCCTACAATCCGGCCTGCCTCCGATTTCGACCCTGCTGCTGATGCACAGGCCCTGAGGAAAGCAATGAAGGGATTTGGTATATCAAAAACAATTTACACCTCTGCCTtaaatttacactttttttaaactcatgttATTCCTTCTTTTGTGTCTACAGGAACAGATGAAGACACAATCATTGACATTGTTACACAGAGGAGCAATGCCCAGAGGCAAGAGATCAGACAGACCTTTAAATCCCTTTTGGGAAGGGTGAGGAATGCAAACGccaccacaaaaaaacacatcaccaCAACAATCAAAAACAAGTTTAACAACCACTGAGTTTATatacattcccagtggtcttttaattctaatCATGCCGCTTTTAGCCATGATCAAAAAGacatgtgtcgttttctaggacatagttgctACAAaacgacaggagttcattagaaatttgcctctgagtttcgGGTGGGACTGTTTatgcagagtaagcccgcctacttttcccatcattcatctgttaaCACCCAATCCCGcaagcttacagaccctcaccatcccaacctagcattaccgGCGCAACAAAAAGGTCTAGCAATGTCTGAGCTAtcaagccgtacagtttagagctagatgccagctcatgcgaggaaaacaaagacatagaagtggacgcatcagagtggagcggaacagggagcttgtggccttctGATTGTTACACAGACGTCAAAGCgaaaagctttttccagctgcattTTTGCGTCTCgtcttgattcacaatgatttgaataaagaaatacccagaaatgcaattttaaacataatttctTTAACATATGTTCTCTGTCATCCAAAAATGCTacatatcatgttaaaaaccccaaaaactggattttcatccgagttccttttctttttctttctttaaagcaCCTCTCTTGCTTTCAGCTAACATTCTCCTTTGGTTTTCTCCCAGAATCTGATGAAGGACCTGAAGTCTGAACTGTCCAAGAATTTAGAAAGGCTGATTATCGGACTAATGATGACTCCAGCTGAATTTGATGCCAAAATGATGAAAAAGGCAATAGAGGTAATATgggtttttaataaacaaacatctctaaaaacagcttaaaagTCTAAGGAAAACATTTGACCTCTCCTGCACTAACACATCTTGTAGCAGCACAGCATTGATTTATTAACAAGAACGCTGCAGAGTTAGACCCTGCATCCAATTAAAGATGGCTAAAAAGTAAATCACAACAATGTTTTTACTCATGATTATGGAATTTAATTGATAAAAACATCTGTGAGGTCAAATCTGTTCATTAGTTTTCAGGTTAGACCGTAATCATGTATGTGGTTTGTTAGTATGCAATGCAAAAAAGAGCGTGAACATTTAAGAGCAAATCTGGATCAaaggttttcattcatttaattcagtcatttatttatgaatgGTTTGAGCAGAGAAATTAACTTAGTGCAATAATATCACCGGTAGTATTCAGACAGTCTTGTTAACATAAATTATTTCAAGTTttataataaacaaacaaaaaaagcaaacatttgtgattAATTTCAAAAAGGGTAATCagaattcctttttttccactATTCTCTTTTGCCCACTAAACTAGCATAATCCAGTCGCCGcctaattttgaattttttgacatttctttacATCCAGGGTGCAGGGACAGATGAACATGCTTTAATCGAGATCCTGGTCACGAGGAGCAACGAGGAAATCCAAGCCATGAACTCTGCCTATCAGAGCGGTATGTTTCAATTGCTAAATAAAGATCTAAATCAATACCTTCCCCTTTAAAACCTTTCATTCCACATTCATTGTAATTTAATCCACAGCCTATAATACATCTCTGGAGGAAGACATTCAGTCAGACACATCAGGTCATTTCTGTCGCATCCTTGTTTCTCTCGTGCAGGTAGGAACCATATTTTATCATAAGAACTCAGACTGCGTACATTTTCCACACCCACTCATTGGTTGCAACCGGGCTTGTGTTTTCAGTTGCAGCTGACTCTAAAAGACCAGTATATCTCATTTTATGCTTCCACGTTTCATATTGAAtgttttgaaatatattttgggACAGACAATGGACTAAGgaggggagccggtttagctcgtgctggtttgcggtgccttccgtctgtgaaaccagggctcgactccgggctgctccctgttcccttctccacctctgtgccggtcccaagcccgggttctttgagagggttgcgtcaggaagggcatccggcgtaaaacattgccaagtttaccatgcgacttgttcgctgtggcgacccctgatgggaaaagccaaaagagaaacaacaacaacaacagactaaggaattttatataaaaaaagtcaactACACAaaattttcttccttttttggtCAGGGTGCAAGA contains:
- the anxa6 gene encoding annexin A6 isoform X2, yielding MVFRGTISDAADFDPTADAETLYNAMKGIGSDKEAILDLVTARSNAQRQEIIGAYKCSFGKDLIEDLKYELTGKFERLIVSLMRTPAYLDAKEIHDAVKGVGTNERCLIEILASRNNKQTQDMVAAYKDAYGRDMEEDIITDTSGHFKKMLVVLIQGTRDESGVVDADLVQQDAQDLYEAGEAQWGTDEAKFIMILGNRSVTHLRMVFDEYEKVAEMSIEDSIKNELSGDFERLMLAVVQCIRSVPMFFAKRLYKAMKGLGTADNTLIRIMISRSEIDMLDIREFFRLRYEKSLYNMIKDDTSGDYKRTLLNLCGGDDDLAGEFFPEAAQIAYKMWELSAMTKVQLRPTIRPASDFDPAADAQALRKAMKGFGTDEDTIIDIVTQRSNAQRQEIRQTFKSLLGRNLMKDLKSELSKNLERLIIGLMMTPAEFDAKMMKKAIEGAGTDEHALIEILVTRSNEEIQAMNSAYQSAYNTSLEEDIQSDTSGHFCRILVSLVQGAREEGQADLERADADAQELANACNGESDDMEMKFMSILCTRSFPHLRRVFQEFVRHTNKDIEQIIKKEMSGDVKHAFYAIVRSVKNQPSYFADRLYKAMKGLGTDDRALIRIMVSRSEIDLFNIRKEFKEAHDVSLHEFIQVETMIGDTSGDYRKTLLILCGGED
- the anxa6 gene encoding annexin A6 isoform X1, giving the protein MVFRGTISDAADFDPTADAETLYNAMKGIGSDKEAILDLVTARSNAQRQEIIGAYKCSFGKDLIEDLKYELTGKFERLIVSLMRTPAYLDAKEIHDAVKGVGTNERCLIEILASRNNKQTQDMVAAYKDAYGRDMEEDIITDTSGHFKKMLVVLIQGTRDESGVVDADLVQQDAQDLYEAGEAQWGTDEAKFIMILGNRSVTHLRMVFDEYEKVAEMSIEDSIKNELSGDFERLMLAVVQCIRSVPMFFAKRLYKAMKGLGTADNTLIRIMISRSEIDMLDIREFFRLRYEKSLYNMIKDDTSGDYKRTLLNLCGGDDDLAGEFFPEAAQIAYKMWELSAMTKVQLRPTIRPASDFDPAADAQALRKAMKGFGTDEDTIIDIVTQRSNAQRQEIRQTFKSLLGRNLMKDLKSELSKNLERLIIGLMMTPAEFDAKMMKKAIEGAGTDEHALIEILVTRSNEEIQAMNSAYQSAYNTSLEEDIQSDTSGHFCRILVSLVQGAREEGQADLERADADAQELANACNGESDDMEMKFMSILCTRSFPHLRRVFQEFVRHTNKDIEQIIKKEMSGDVKHAFYAIVRSVKNQPSYFADRLYKAMKGLGTDDRALIRIMVSRSEIDLFNIRKEFKEAHDVSLHEFIQGDTSGDYRKTLLILCGGED